From the genome of Pseudoliparis swirei isolate HS2019 ecotype Mariana Trench chromosome 1, NWPU_hadal_v1, whole genome shotgun sequence:
GCCCCTTCTGCTTCTATTGCTAGCGGCGGTTCCCTGAGTAAGTACGCCCAAAGACCGACCAGCAAGGCGAGAACGTGGCCAGTCCAGCAGGGTACCCGCAGTACGAGCACCCAGCGGTCCAGCGGTTCTGAAGCTCTTCTGGGTCCAAGAGGAAGCTACTCCTTCACACCCTCCTCTCGTCAGACGGCCGATGCCGGGCTGACGGGTTATTCTACTTCTACGAAGTCTTCTCGCTCGTCCAGCCCGGGTGCCGCCGAGCCACGCAGAATCCCCGTCCGGACGAAAACCTCAGCTAGCGCCGCCGCTAGACGGGTGTCTTCGCGGCATGGCTCTGCAGCGTCGACGCCTTCCCGTTTCTCCTCCCTCCAAAATAAGAGCACGAGAAATAACCCCGGCCAGACTGGGGCTCGGAAACCGTTCTCGAGCAGAGTGGGTCCCGCCTCCGGGACCTCTGGCCAGGGCGTTGCCCCGAGCACCACCCATCAGATCCCTCAGCGCTTTGGAGGCTACGCTATCAGACGGCTGAGAGGACCTGCTGACCAGAAGGAAGTTAATGACGGCAAGCCGCCGCTGCATCGGGCCTATGTGGTCTCCCGGCGCCCGTCTTCGCTGCAGAAGCCGGCCTACGTGACCCTCCGGCACCAGTCTCTGCTGCAGAAGCAGCCCTACCCGACGTCCGTTTCTGCAGCAGGCCTACGTGGCCCCCCAGCTCTCCTCTGCATCGTACAAGCAGCAGGTCCAGAGTGTTAATACAGAGGCCAAATGGAAGAGGGCCATGCTGGGTCTGGAACAGTAAAATGTTGTGTCTAAGGTATCACTGGGATGATTTTTAATAAAAGTTCTTGTATTTACATCTTGTGTCCTGACTCACCTGTTGGTTGTGTGGCGCTGCTAGAAGCCCAGCATGTGTAATCACTCTTGTCTGGGTGCCATCTATTTAAAAGATGTATTTCAAAATGCCATGTGTGAGTGATCTGTAGATGCTAGGTCTCGATAGTCAGCTAGACTCTGCTGGGGTCAAAGCCCAAAAATGACCACGCCTTTTTTGTTATCCCTAAAATGTCAAGGATGGATGTGATGTTCATTGTAATCTGGGAAGAGACCAAGGTGTTCAGAGATGGGGCTCTGGGTTGAGCTCGGTTTAGCCTGGGTTACTTGAACTTTAAAGTCCCTGGTGAACTTGCTCTGCTGCCTCTgcaatgacatctattgcatttTTGCTGCGCTCCAGAGGGTTCCACCTCCTGACTGCACAGGATTGCttgcatttgatttattttctggtCTAACGGCAGTAAAATACCCAATCTCTGCACACTAAGCTATGATTTGTAATCTAAAGGTACTTTTAAGCCTTGTGCACTGAATAAGTAACGGTAATTATCAGTTATTTGTAAACTAGCTTAATTAGTTTCCCCAGAGTGAAAACTTTTCCATCAACATTTGGATATTGAAAGTGAAATGTTTGCATCTAATCATAATCTGCTTTATTGGCCTTGTGTATACATGGAATTAGTCATATAtcatatacaaaatataaaaggcatTAAAGATCGATCATAAACTAAGCATTAACATATAACTAGTATGTACAATATACATTGAATAAGAACAatgaatttgtgatattggtgCAGAACGATGGAAACAGTGCAAGTAGTGCAGATTCCTTCTCTTAAGACAAATTATGCATGTAGTGAGCAATAATAGCCGTAACACCACACATATCAGTTAATAGAAAAAGTGTTAACAGCAGCAaagcgatatatatataataaaagcaGTAATATAAATAGGACTCATTGTGTGGGTGTCGGGCAGAAAGCACGACCACGttcatatatacagtgcatccggaaagtattcacagcgcttcattttttccacattttgttatgttacagccttattccaaaatggattaaattcattattttcctcaacattctacacacaaaaacccataatgacaaagtgaaaactgttttttgcaaatttttgcaaatctgttaaaaataaagaacgaaaacataacatgtacataagtattcacagcctttgtcATGACACTCAACAtctagctcaggtgcatcctatttccactgatcatccttgagatgtttgattggagacCACCTGTGCTGAATTCAGTtaattggacatgattgagaaaggcacacacatttctatataaggtatcacagttgacagtgcatatcagagcataaaccaatccatgaagttcaaggaattatctatagacctctgagacagaattgtatcgaggcacagatctggcaaagggtacagaaagatttctgcagcattgaaagtcccaatgagcacagtggcctccatcatccggacatggaagaagtttggaaccaccaggactcttcctagagccgcccagccagactgagcgatcgggggagaagggccttagtcagggatgtgaccaggaacccgatggtcactctgacagagctccagcgttgttctatgaagagaggagaaccttccagaaggacaaccatctctgcagcactccacaaatcaggcctgtttggtagagtggccagacggaagccactcctcagtgaaaagcacatgacagcccgcctagagttggcaaaaaagcacctgaaggactctcagaccatgagaaacaattctctggtctgatgaaacaaagattgaactctttggcctgaatgccaagcgtcatgtctggaggaaaccaggcactgctcatcacctggccaacaccatccctacagtgaagcatggtggtggcagcatcatgctgtggggatgtttttcagcgggaggaactgggagacgagtcaggattgagggaaagatgaatgcagcaatgtacagagacatcctcgatgaaaacatgctccaaagcgctctggacctcagactggggcgacggttcatcttccaacaggacaacgacccgaagcacacagccaagataacaaaggagtggcttcgggacaactctgtgaatgtcctggagtggccctgacttgaacccgattgaacatctctggagagatctgaaaatggctgtgcaccgacgctgcccatccaacctgatggaacttgagaggttctgcaaagaagaatgggagaaactgcccagaaataggtgtgccacgcttgtggaatcatacccaagaagaagtgaggctgtaattgctgccaaaggtgcttcaacaaagtattgagcaaaggctgtgaatacttatgtacatgttatgttttcgttctttatttttaataaatttgcaaaaaacagttttcactttgtcatgatgggtttttgtgtgtagaatgttgaggaaaataatgaatttaatccattttggaataaggctgtaacgtggaaaaaatgaagcgctgtgaatactttccggatgcactgtatatatgaaCGTGGTCGTGCTTACTGCCTGACACCCACACGAGTCCTATTTATATTACTGCTTTTATCATATATATCGCTTTGCTGCTGTTAACACTTTTTCTATTAACTGATATGTGTGGTGTTACGGCTATTATTGCTCACTACATGCATAATTTGTCTTAGAGAAGGAATCTGCACTACTTGCACTGTTTCCATCGTTCTGcaccaatatcacaaattccttGTTCTTATTCAATGTATATTGTACATACTAGTTATATGTTAATGCTTAGTTTGTGATCGACCTTTAatgccttttatattttgtttatttgtatatgatATACGACTAATTCCATGAATACACAAGGCCAATAAAGCAGATTATGATTAGATGCAAACATTTCACTTTCAATATCCAAATGTTGATGGAAAAGTTTTCACTCTGGGGAAACTAATGAAGCTGGTTTACAAATGACTGAtaattactagggctgtcaatcgattaaaaaaattaactaattaatcgcacattttgaaattcattaatcgcgattaaaagtagtttttcttctttttaaagaccaaacttcacacagagctgtgttttcaaagaggctcctacctataaagtgccagcgaggtatttaatattgtggatgataaattgtttcttcagtgaaacatccagattagtaaaaaaaagaagtatatttgagaccccattggtcctgtcatctttaccactgaacagcagcagaaccagtggccttggtaactgactgacattcaaatatgtcacgttcaccctctggaggctgggggcattttctccattttacaaaaaaaattaaattcaccttttaaaggcgttttaatgtgacacatccccacgtgttctacatcaaacattccagaataatctcagctctatacaaTGAGGCACATTGGTCCTCGCGCCgtattctctgctctctgactgataggctgctaatgagcctcacctgtgaggtgggaggtcctttgtgatttactgagtgttcattggttgtttttttcgcaaaatgttgacagataaacggattgacaaatcacagtgaaggtttcgtgtgacgagatctttccgtcgcccctccgttcctctgagggggagacgggaggaaggaggagcaggaggaaacccgactgtttcatccacgagtttaaactgatttctgctccttattttcgtggAGAAATGTTTGAAAAACGGAAACTGTCAAACCCTAGGCTACTGCCGCAGTTTGACTCAGGAGTGTAcaaacttcaaggcacaccggaagtaaacaaagttgcgttaaaaatttttagtgcgttaacgcggccaaattaatcgcatagattaacgagttaacgctgacagcccttaTAATTACCGTTACTTATTCAGTGCACAAGGCTTAAAAGTACCTTTAGATTACAAATCATAGCTTAGTGTGCAGAGATTGGGTATTTTACTGCCGTTAGaccagaaaataaatcaaatgcaaGCAATCCTGTGCAGTCAGGAGGTGGAACCCTCTGGAGCGCAGCAAaaatgcaatagatgtcattgcAGAGGCAGCAGAGCAAGTTCAACAGGGACTTTAAAGTTCAAGTAACCCAGGCTAAACCGAGCTCAACCCAGAGCCCCATCTCTGAACACCTTGGTCTCTTCCCAGATTACAATGAACTTCCCATCACATCAGACTTACGATGgcgcggcagtgtccagtcgccgtcacGGCAGCTCCGCAGGGAATGTGCGCtcctttagtttttgtgtttatttttaatattttctttgccacaaacacatcggcactaacaacatacgaccgcagcacacttttggacataaacttttgcgcaaaacaagggtttttgtccactttttccatcgatccagcgtggccggcagagatcgtacgagcgaaccacgacaacagcagtggagccgctactacggggagacgacgaaaacatcgagggaaacggagcggaattcggaacagactgagagttcaagcccaccgtccacccctgcccagcatccttcttgctaacgtccagtctctggaaaataagatggatgatgtcagggcaaggatcagattccagcgggacatgcgggattgtaacatcttttgtctgacggaaacatggctgaccgcgctggtgccggatcgagtcatatgcccaaccgagtccttctctgttttccgtgcagacagaacggaagagtctggtaaatctaagggtggaggggtttgcttcgtgactaacatgtggtgtgaccccaagaacattaagactctttctcgttcctgctcgccgaacctggaacatctgacgatctcatgccgtccattctaccttccccgggagttcagctcggtcatcaccacagccgtctacattccaccacaagcggacaccgacgtagcactatcggagctacatgatgtgttatgtcggcatcagaacaagtatcccgacgcggctgtggtggtggctggggactttaacagggcaaacctaaaaaaagtcatgccgaactttcaccagcacattacgtgtgctaccagaggggaaagaacgttggaccactgctatacgccattcaagagaggctacaaggctgtctctctccctccgttcgggaaatcagaccatgccgccatttttctgcttccggagtataaacaaaggatcgcgcgggaagcggtagtgacgaggaacgtaatgcggtggtctgagcTACAGgacaaatattgtgttgttttttatttgtaaatagtgtgtacttgttgcccttgcacattcctgctgagcattgccaccttcatttcactgcacaccctgtgtgtgtatgtgacaaataaaacatcttgaatcctTGACATTTTAGGGATAAGAAAAAAGGCGTGGTCATTTTTGGGCTTTGACCCCAGCAGAGTCTAGCTGACTATCGAGACCTAGCATCTACAGATCACTCACACATGGCATTTTGAAATACATCTTTTAAATAGATGGCACCCAGACAAGAGTGATTACACATGCTGGGCTTCTAGCAGCGCCACACAACCAACAGGTGAGTCAGGACACAAGATGTAAATACAAGAACTTTTATTAAAAATCATCCCAGTGATACCTTAGACACAACATTTTACTGTTCCAGACCCAGCATGGCCCTCTTCCATTTGGCCTCTGTATTAACACTCTGGACCTGCTGCTTGTACGATGCAGAGGAGAGCTGGGGGGCCACGGAGGTCTGCTGCAGAAACGGACGTCGGGGGGCCGGGTAGGGCTGCTTCTGCAGCAGAGACTGGTGCCGGAGGGTCACGTAGGCCGGCTTCTGCAGCGAAGACGGGCGCCGGGAGACCACATAGGCCCGATGCAGCGGCGGCTTGCCGTCATTAACTTCCCTCTGGTCAGCAGGTCCTCTCAGCCGTCTGATAGCGTAGCCTCCAAAGCGCTGAGGGATCTGATGGGTGGTGCTCGGGGCAACGCCCTGGCCAGAGGTCCCGGAGGCAGGACCCACTCTGCTCGAGAACGGTTTCCGAGCCCCAGTCTGGCCGGGGTTATTTCTAGTGCTCTTAttctggagggaggagaaacGGGAAGGCGTCgacgctgcagagccacgccGCGAAGACACCCGTCTAGCGGCGGCGCTAGCTGAGGTTTTCGTCCGGACGGGGATTCTGCGTGGCTCGGCGGCGCCCACGCGAGAAGACTTCGTAGAAGTAGAATAACCCGTCAGCCCGGCGTCGGCCGTCTGACGAGAGGAGGGTGTGAAGGAGTAGCTTCCTCTTGGACCCAGAAGAGATTCAGAACCGCTGGACCGCTGGGTGCTCGTACTGCGGGTACCCTGCTGGACTGGCCACGTTCTCGCCTTGCTGGTCGGTCTTTGGGCGTACTTACTCAGCGAACCGCCGCTAGCAATAGAAGCAGAAGGGGCGCTTAAGCTGTTTTGGGGCATCTTGTGCACATTTTCTCGTCTCAGCATACTCGTTGGCCGGTTAGGTTTAGACTCCGCGCTGCTCTGCACCAACTTCACCGAATCATCGACACTTTTAGCCAGTTGAGAAATAATCTGTCTGTTGCCGCTAGTCGGAAACCTCTGCCTAGAACTACTGGCAACGGCGTGTGCGTAGAGGCCGCTGCTCCGGGCGGAGCCGGGAGAACCAGAGGCCCGTCTGAGTCCAGTCTGGGGATCGCTTCCACCATATCCACCGCCCTGCTGCGTGAAGCCAACATACGAGTTGCGGTTTGATTTCTGAGCTGCAAGAGAAACAAGAGTATAAATACAGCTAGTAAATCACACCGATAAAATACAGCGACGTGTGTGTTGCTCACCTTGTGTAGCCCACAGACAACGCACATGCTCTGCTTGAAGCAAGCAAATTAGAAAGATCCTGGAGGGAAAACAAGACAGTCAGTGAGAAATGGTACATCAACTCAACAAACACTGAAAAGAGCagcaacaaaaaactaaaaacgtaCCCCAAATGAACTCCACAAGCCATTTCTGTATTCCAATGCAAGCAACAGAAACCCAAGCACCCTGAAGctgctctgtatgtgtgtgtgaagcagagaGGTCGCATTTATTGCAACCTGCATCCAATCACTGCTTAATGGGTCACCTGGTGCACCTGAGAGTcaaccagccaatcacagctggAGGCTGCAGCACCACAGCAGACCACTGAACACCTCTCAGGACTCAACAATGCAACTTAATCAAGATTGTCAAGTATAAAGagactttctttaaaaacagtgtgattgtgtgttccATGAACCCAATATTGATGAGTATCCTCATGGCTCTTTCTTATGATTGAACGGTGCTTTCATGGTGTTACTCTAACCCTCCGCACAGTAAttcagatacatttaaaaatacagtGTACCTTACTTTATGTTCCAAATGTGATCGACAACGCCCATTGACAACTTTGCTCTCTCATATCTCACATGAGGTTCTGGATTTTGTTCTGATATCACCCATAAATCCATTGTCCTCAAGTCTTTCATCAACATTGGGTCTCATTCACAAAAATCTTCCTAAAATTGTTTTTGAGACGTCCTAAGAAGAGTAATTGAGATTTTTTGGattttggattcaatctattgtcattgcacagagtacaggtccacatgcaacaaaatgtattctctgcatttaacccatccttagttattaaggagcagtgggctgcagtgatgcgcccggggagcaactgggggttcagtgccttgctcatggacacttcgacttgcaactaaaggggagagcggggatcgaaccgacgacccccttaccccactgagctacagccgcccctgaTTTGTGACGTGTTCTTAAGCAGATTTGTTCGTACCCGTTTTCTAACCAAGAAGAATCCCATCGTCCGAGTAAAATCAAGGCATGCACGTGATTAACAAAAGTAAATCCTGCCAATCCTCAAATAACTGAAGACTGCAGGGACATTCATTTCCAGACAAATTGAAAAGAAATGCGTTAAGCCAAAAATGCCAAAACGCAAGTCTAAAGGAGGTGGTTCACTGGACCGAAGTTTATTTCACAAGCAAGGAcatctagatagatagatagatagatagatatatactttattaatccccaaggggaaatttgtcgagccagtagcagcaacacacaagaataaaaataaaaataaaataaaaaacacaaatataagaagggttagggtgatctggcaagaggtgaactgttgtagagcctcatagccgtcggcaggaatgttctcctgtatctctccttgtggcagcggagcgtgaggagacgtctggagaaagtactcctctgtccctgtaggaggtggtggagagggtggtccgggttgtccaatatggacaccagtttcttcaacgtcctcctctccaccacctgttccaggtgctccagctggcagccgatgatggagccagccttcccaaccagtttgttaagacggctggtgtcaccggctaaTAGGTTTCACAGATGTATTTCAGGTAAACGTGATAGAGATTgtagtgtattttgcattacagctaTTAAAGGTAGCCATAAATATAGATATGGGCCCAGAGGCTCGCAAGGTTTCTGTGGTGAGGAGCCTTCGTGTGGAATGAGATCATGTGGGGTGGGGGCTATAAGCCCGCTCATAACCATTGCCAGCCTATAGATTCTAACATGAACGCCTCTTTTCTTTGTCTATATAACCCGTTTCAAAATGCTTGATCATTGGACTTTCTCAATTCGATTCCTGAAAGTCTCCAGTCGTTCTAGGCGTCTGTTTAGACGAGTTTTCTTTCTGAAATAAAAC
Proteins encoded in this window:
- the LOC130196316 gene encoding uncharacterized protein LOC130196316: MLRRENVHKMPQNSLSAPSASIASGGSLSKYAQRPTSKARTWPVQQGTRSTSTQRSSGSEALLGPRGSYSFTPSSRQTADAGLTGYSTSTKSSRSSSPGAAEPRRIPVRTKTSASAAARRVSSRHGSAASTPSRFSSLQNKSTRNNPGQTGARKPFSSRVGPASGTSGQGVAPSTTHQIPQRFGGYAIRRLRGPADQKEVNDGKPPLHRAYVVSRRPSSLQKPAYVTLRHQSLLQKQPYPTSVSAAGLRGPPALLCIVQAAGPEC
- the LOC130198163 gene encoding uncharacterized protein LOC130198163, translating into MLRRENVHKMPQNSLSAPSASIASGGSLSKYAQRPTSKARTWPVQQGTRSTSTQRSSGSESLLGPRGSYSFTPSSRQTADAGLTGYSTSTKSSRVGAAEPRRIPVRTKTSASAAARRVSSRRGSAASTPSRFSSLQNKSTRNNPGQTGARKPFSSRVGPASGTSGQGVAPSTTHQIPQRFGGYAIRRLRGPADQREVNDGKPPLHRAYVVSRRPSSLQKPAYVTLRHQSLLQKQPYPAPRRPFLQQTSVAPQLSSASYKQQVQSVNTEAKWKRAMLGLEQ